A genome region from Penaeus vannamei isolate JL-2024 chromosome 20, ASM4276789v1, whole genome shotgun sequence includes the following:
- the LOC113810569 gene encoding uncharacterized protein, with product MCKKGSQPAVRTSFLVFLALSLALLPLLATVPKDSFQPEVLQGLRRFPVPQALQIRDPIFKKGCYDYENVTATNVCCKMKRYDFPDVAKCVQAFNATRNFRKSLFNPQHVNSSSKEIINIVFVGDSHMRYLFAAASLRLASPLLRFRNRKDMKWKDGVRALRRMRSQRFLLTVLETKHLALPVRVTYFADFFLEGIPRLMDLWEKGEEIEPTVVVMDSGLHFMTKRPDRKAIPYEKSLKSLAPHFTRLAATVPVYYKLTDDLQASRRSIHNFSLYYTKLYNEIAVRELQGTGVTLWDSTLPLSVQYNDACTKVNRNTPPLFHWKCNDLSHLGYIVVEQFADMVYNAVCNKYLGLGEGYCGQEERTLV from the exons ATGTGCAAAAAAG GATCCCAACCTGCAGTTAGGACCTCCTTCCTGGTTTTCCTGGCGTTGTCCCTGGCTTTGCTGCCCCTCCTGGCTACCGTCCCCAAAGACTCCTTCCAGCCTGAGGTTCTTCAGGGCCTCAGGAGGTTCCCAGTACCCCAGGCTCTCCAGATAAGGGATCCGATATTCAAGAAGGGCTGTTACGACTACGAGAATGTCACCGCTACGAACGTGTGTTGCAAGATGAAGAGGTATGATTTCCCCGACGTTGCGAAGTGCGTGCAAGCTTTCAACGCTACACggaa CTTTCGCAAGTCTTTGTTCAATCCTCAGCATGTGAACTCAAGCTCAAAGGAaatcattaatattgtctttGTTGGAGACTCTCACATGCGGTATCTGTTCGCAGCTGCCTCCCTACGCCTTGCAAGTCCTCTTCTGCGATTCAGAAACAGAAAAGACATG AAGTGGAAAGATGGAGTCAGAGCCCTAAGACGCATGCGGAGCCAGCGCTTCCTCCTCACCGTTCTCGAGACGAAGCACCTGGCGCTCCCCGTCCGCGTCACCTACTTCGCGGACTTCTTCCTCGAGGGGATTCCGCGCCTCATGGACctctgggagaagggggaggaaatcgAGCCAACCGTTGTGGTCATGG ATTCCGGGCTTCACTTCATGACCAAACGTCCCGACAGGAAGGCAATCCCTTATGAGAAGTCGCTCAAATCCCTGGCGCCTCATTTCACACGTCTCGCTGCCACTGTACCTGTCTATTACAAACTCACTGATGACCTACAG GCATCCAGGCGTAGTATACACAATTTTAGCTTGTATTATACCAAGCTGTACAACGAAATTGCTGTCCGGGAACTACAGGGAACTGGGGTGACCTTGTGGGACAGCACGTTGCCCCTGTCTGTCCAATACAATGACGCTTGCACGAAGGTCAACAGGAATACACCTCCCTTGTTCCATTGGAAATGCAACGATCTCAGCCACCTGGGGTACATCGTCGTGGAACAATTTGCTGACATGGTGTACAACGCCGTCTGTAACAAATATTTGGGACTCGGCGAGGGTTATTGCGGCCAAGAGGAGAGGACACTTGTCTGA
- the LOC113810564 gene encoding uncharacterized protein has translation MEHDVSEATRSSFDTRYVLILLPKIFGLCQGYPTNENCHLSFLMYTSCSTYFTSFPYKLRRLVGRGNDDSTFSQQTWKGVQALIHMRVEKLKSILETKHLSIPIRLTYYVDFFLESFPRLMDRWEKGEELKPTIVVIDGGLHHIAKRADRGIQYNKTLNKLTPYFTRLASSVPVYYKLIDDTQATRKRRFKYSEKTINLVNGMALHQLQGTGVTIWDSTLPLSVQYTDACLQHHKTTPPMFEWKCDDIGHLGYIFVEQVADMLYNAVCNEYLDLDEDYCGD, from the exons ATGGAGCATGATGTCTCAGAGGCCACGCGGTCTTCATTTGACACTCGTTATGTGTTAATTTTGCTGCCAAAGAT TTTTGGGCTCTGCCAAGGGTACCCCACCAATGAAAACTGCCATTTGTCATTTCTAATGTACACGTCATGCTCGACATATTTTACC TCTTTTCCTTACAAGCTTCGGAGACTTGTCGGGAGAGGGAATGATGACAGTACCTTTTCTCAACAGACATGGAAAGGAGTCCAAGCTCTGATCCACATGCGGGTGGAGAAGTTGAAGTCCATCCTCGAGACGAAACACCTGTCCATTCCCATTAGACTCACCTACTATGTGGACTTTTTCCTCGAATCCTTCCCACGCCTTATGGACcgctgggagaagggagaggagctcAAACCGACCATTGTTGTCATAG ATGGCGGCCTTCATCACATAGCAAAGCGTGCAGACAGGGGTATCCAGTATAATAAGACACTTAACAAACTGACGCCATACTTTACCCGTCTTGCATCCAGTGTCCCCGTTTATTACAAACTCATTGATGATACCCAG GCAACGCGAAAAAGAAGATTCAAGTATAGTGAGAAAACCATCAACCTGGTCAACGGAATGGCCCTGCACCAACTACAGGGAACCGGTGTGACTATCTGGGACAGCACGTTACCTCTGTCTGTTCAGTACACTGACGCCTGTCTGCAGCACCACAAGACCACGCCCCCTATGTTCGAGTGGAAATGCGATGATATTGGCCATCTTGGCTATATTTTCGTGGAACAAGTCGCTGATATGTTGTATAACGCTGTCTGTAACGAATACTTAGATCTTGATGAGGATTACTGCGGTGATTAG